From uncultured Fusobacterium sp., the proteins below share one genomic window:
- a CDS encoding glycosyltransferase — MKILSFSRDANPEYIGGIETFQRNLYKIFGKDIGFLTLKGNREKLFKIDNITEIDFKKNNIVKLLLKIISKSRYLHYFIKKYIKKNNIEILILNSPNDIRKNYKLNCKKILIQHNNWDYYQKKVFEKQLTFPKIIRNYIDCYIFLSKYDQERFVKELQLDINKTKVIRHCCELELLEKNKIKNKKLIIIARLENKQKRIDLAIKAMKKLPDFTLDIYGSGLDEEILKQMVIDEKLEERIFFRGATNKVKEKLDEASIFIMTSDHEGYGITNIEAMMRGLPIILRNTFESAPDIVQNNGILLDKEWDEDKFVEAVYKIYENYDYYSKNAIEMGKRHTFEVIKNEWVNFINKRAESREQ, encoded by the coding sequence ATGAAAATTTTAAGTTTTAGTAGGGATGCAAATCCAGAATATATAGGTGGAATAGAAACATTTCAAAGAAATTTATATAAAATTTTTGGAAAGGATATAGGATTTCTTACTTTAAAAGGAAATAGAGAAAAACTTTTTAAAATAGATAATATAACAGAGATAGATTTTAAAAAAAATAATATTGTAAAATTATTATTGAAAATAATAAGTAAGTCTAGATATTTACATTATTTTATAAAAAAATATATTAAAAAAAATAATATTGAAATTTTAATATTAAATTCACCTAATGATATAAGAAAAAATTATAAATTAAATTGTAAAAAAATATTGATACAACATAATAATTGGGATTATTACCAAAAAAAGGTTTTTGAAAAACAGTTAACTTTTCCAAAAATAATAAGAAATTATATAGATTGTTATATTTTTTTATCAAAATATGATCAAGAAAGATTTGTAAAAGAATTACAGTTAGATATAAATAAAACTAAGGTTATAAGACATTGTTGTGAATTAGAACTTTTAGAAAAAAATAAGATAAAAAATAAAAAATTAATAATTATAGCAAGATTAGAGAATAAACAAAAGAGAATAGATTTAGCAATAAAAGCTATGAAAAAATTACCAGATTTTACACTAGATATTTATGGAAGTGGATTAGATGAAGAAATATTAAAACAAATGGTTATAGATGAAAAGCTAGAAGAAAGAATATTTTTTAGAGGAGCAACTAATAAAGTAAAAGAGAAGTTAGATGAAGCAAGTATTTTTATAATGACAAGTGATCATGAAGGGTATGGAATAACTAATATTGAGGCGATGATGAGAGGATTACCAATAATATTAAGAAATACATTTGAATCAGCACCAGATATAGTTCAAAATAATGGAATTTTATTAGATAAAGAATGGGATGAAGATAAATTTGTAGAGGCTGTCTATAAAATTTATGAAAACTATGATTATTATTCAAAAAATGCCATAGAAATGGGGAAAAGACACACATTTGAAGTAATAAAAAATGAATGGGTAAATTTTATAAATAAAAGAGCAGAGAGCAGAGAGCAGTAA
- a CDS encoding glycosyltransferase family 2 protein, with amino-acid sequence MKNIKISVIIPVYNVEKYIIECIESIINQTFKDIEIIVVNDGTKDNSIKIVEEYLSDKRIKIINKANGGLSSARNEGMKVAKGEYIYFIDSDDFINEDVLEVLYKNLESERFDIIFSNFSFYNDKTKKEKKSKFNFPFKENINKGYYFLYNGEEINVWNRLYRREFLEKYNFRFIEEIIYEDQDFGFKTILLAENIKYIENYGYKYRVGREGSIMSSQRKEKSLKSVQILKKEIKDFFLNIQLNEFQKIRVYFKLLSLEFWEKELKNEKIILEEIEKFEDSLEKIYQNNGFNFIEKKILKNDIRNLIKNKKINIWKKVYWKNGIINFKILKKLLKGWDN; translated from the coding sequence ATGAAAAATATAAAAATCAGTGTGATTATACCAGTTTATAATGTAGAAAAGTATATAATAGAGTGTATTGAGTCAATAATAAATCAAACTTTTAAAGATATAGAAATAATAGTAGTAAATGATGGAACTAAAGATAATTCAATTAAAATAGTAGAAGAATATCTTTCAGATAAAAGAATAAAAATAATAAATAAAGCAAATGGAGGACTTTCTTCAGCTAGAAATGAAGGAATGAAAGTAGCAAAGGGAGAATATATTTATTTTATAGATAGTGATGATTTTATAAATGAAGATGTATTAGAAGTGTTGTATAAAAATTTAGAATCAGAAAGATTTGATATTATATTTTCAAATTTTAGTTTTTATAATGATAAAACTAAAAAAGAAAAGAAATCAAAATTTAATTTTCCATTTAAAGAAAATATAAATAAAGGATATTATTTTTTGTATAATGGAGAGGAAATAAATGTATGGAATAGATTATACAGAAGAGAATTTTTAGAAAAATATAATTTTAGATTTATAGAAGAAATTATATATGAAGATCAAGATTTTGGATTTAAAACCATTTTATTAGCAGAAAATATAAAGTATATAGAGAATTATGGATATAAATATAGAGTAGGAAGAGAAGGAAGTATAATGTCTTCTCAAAGAAAAGAAAAAAGTTTAAAGTCTGTTCAAATTTTAAAAAAAGAGATAAAAGATTTTTTTCTAAATATACAACTTAATGAATTTCAAAAGATAAGAGTTTATTTTAAATTATTAAGTTTAGAATTTTGGGAAAAAGAGTTAAAAAATGAAAAAATTATATTGGAAGAGATTGAAAAGTTTGAAGATAGTTTAGAAAAAATATATCAAAACAATGGTTTTAATTTCATAGAGAAAAAAATTCTTAAAAATGATATAAGAAATTTAATAAAAAATAAAAAAATTAATATTTGGAAGAAAGTTTATTGGAAAAATGGAATTATAAATTTTAAAATATTAAAAAAACTTTTAAAAGGATGGGATAACTAA
- a CDS encoding glycosyltransferase family 52, with the protein MYKYLCYSETLYAFLQYLLINKMDIENTLFIFSESMDKLIGENFKCNKIILKKKKGTFFQKKKIEYQNYKKLNSILSNSKEIKVYLQDHLPEAEYFLEKFNCYLLEDGTDSYNLKKINRNQKEYRRKKYKIRLLRKLLGGALRRYPKYGFSNKVIGIYMNGFFEIPNELKKKVIKLDIKKLFNSLTNEEKEKLFNIFSLKLDILNKIENKILLLTQPLSEDGVMIENEKIGLYKDVQKKFKGNFVIKSHPREQTDYQKYFPDVYILPQNFPAELFLFIDAKLSEVVTIFSTAALNLKRNYKVSFLGTKDYPKLLERFGVIEDK; encoded by the coding sequence ATGTATAAATATCTATGTTATTCAGAAACTTTATATGCTTTTTTACAATATCTTTTAATAAATAAAATGGATATAGAAAATACTCTATTTATTTTTTCAGAAAGTATGGATAAATTAATAGGTGAAAATTTCAAATGTAATAAAATTATATTAAAAAAGAAAAAAGGAACTTTTTTTCAAAAGAAAAAAATAGAATATCAAAATTATAAAAAATTAAATTCTATTTTATCAAATAGTAAAGAGATAAAAGTTTATTTACAAGATCATCTTCCAGAAGCTGAATATTTTTTAGAGAAATTTAATTGTTATTTATTAGAGGATGGAACGGATAGCTATAATTTAAAAAAAATAAATAGAAACCAAAAAGAATATAGACGAAAAAAATATAAAATAAGATTATTAAGAAAATTATTAGGTGGAGCTTTAAGAAGATATCCTAAATATGGATTTTCAAATAAGGTTATAGGAATTTATATGAATGGTTTTTTTGAAATACCTAATGAATTAAAGAAAAAAGTTATAAAATTAGATATAAAGAAATTATTTAATAGTTTAACTAATGAAGAGAAAGAAAAATTATTTAATATTTTTTCTTTAAAGTTAGATATTTTAAATAAAATAGAAAATAAAATTTTATTATTAACTCAGCCTTTATCAGAGGATGGTGTAATGATAGAAAATGAAAAAATAGGATTATATAAAGATGTTCAGAAAAAATTTAAAGGGAATTTTGTGATAAAAAGTCATCCAAGAGAGCAAACTGATTATCAAAAATATTTTCCAGATGTTTATATATTACCTCAAAATTTTCCTGCTGAACTATTTTTATTTATTGATGCTAAATTATCAGAAGTTGTAACCATTTTTTCAACAGCAGCTTTAAATTTAAAAAGAAATTATAAGGTTTCTTTTTTAGGTACTAAAGATTATCCTAAATTATTAGAAAGATTTGGAGTAATAGAGGATAAATAA
- a CDS encoding lipopolysaccharide core heptose(II) kinase RfaY, which produces MKNKKYLEWQIYFLEEENNTEILGELILNNKYIIKKVFKDTERNYVAQIEIENKYYILKEFRSEVIIPQRKIQTLLKKGEALSTLINTTEAIELGIKELVKPIIALVKKRGTIKKSYLLMEYIEGEKISTIEDIDKIMNLVEKMHKIGVYHGDLNTSNFIKEGNKVRILDTQGKKEKIGNFKRWYDILTLENDNLVKELNYNVRKNYYLEEKDVWFYLAYLLKNFKNIKLVKKIKAKKKELRRKGWKI; this is translated from the coding sequence TTGAAAAACAAAAAATATTTAGAATGGCAAATATATTTTTTAGAAGAAGAAAATAATACAGAAATTTTAGGAGAATTAATTTTAAATAATAAGTACATAATAAAAAAAGTCTTTAAAGATACAGAGAGAAACTATGTTGCACAAATTGAGATAGAAAATAAGTATTATATTTTAAAAGAGTTTCGTTCTGAAGTTATTATTCCTCAAAGGAAAATACAAACTTTATTAAAAAAAGGTGAAGCATTAAGTACTTTAATAAATACAACAGAAGCTATTGAGTTAGGAATAAAAGAATTAGTAAAACCTATTATAGCTTTAGTAAAAAAAAGAGGGACAATAAAAAAAAGTTATCTTTTAATGGAATACATTGAAGGAGAAAAAATATCTACTATAGAAGATATTGATAAAATAATGAATTTAGTAGAAAAAATGCACAAAATTGGAGTATATCATGGAGATTTAAATACTTCGAACTTTATAAAAGAAGGAAATAAAGTTAGAATTTTAGATACTCAAGGTAAAAAAGAGAAGATAGGAAACTTTAAAAGATGGTATGATATTTTAACTTTGGAGAACGATAATTTGGTAAAAGAATTAAATTATAATGTTAGAAAAAACTATTATTTAGAAGAAAAGGATGTATGGTTTTATTTAGCATATTTATTAAAAAATTTTAAAAATATAAAATTAGTAAAAAAAATAAAAGCTAAGAAAAAAGAGCTTAGAAGAAAAGGATGGAAAATATAA
- a CDS encoding glycosyltransferase family 9 protein, whose translation MFSLRGSFIRIIGNKKVKSELKKEEVKRILVPNGRIGDMVCETPFLKALHKEFPKAEIDVYLDDVVAPLFKNCSYVNVILNKNKYKIIKKVKILKMLNLLYEAWTRRKKYDLYFIFTNEMRALSVLSLKILSPKYVISVYRREKFGIKKDELTIYDRYIKKAQSSHMRDICLSGIEAITDEIIKDRKYEICLGNLENKYNNYFDKNKVNIIFNYLGGNFKKNLSYLELKESCFKLLEIKENIVVHIMTLPNKYEELLKQIESWNEKRIVICSKTKNILDAAALIKYSDIMVSVDTGAVHVASAFNIPVISIFPDNENSIGYFSPMSELNYVIKCEDKHYIKDFDKNLMCKNIKDILNKNR comes from the coding sequence ATGTTTAGTTTAAGGGGAAGTTTTATTAGAATAATTGGAAATAAAAAAGTAAAATCAGAGTTAAAAAAAGAAGAAGTTAAAAGAATTTTAGTTCCTAATGGAAGAATAGGAGATATGGTTTGTGAAACACCATTTTTAAAAGCATTACATAAAGAGTTTCCTAAAGCTGAGATAGATGTATATTTAGATGATGTTGTTGCTCCATTATTTAAAAACTGTTCATATGTTAATGTAATTTTAAATAAAAATAAGTATAAAATAATAAAAAAAGTAAAAATATTAAAAATGTTAAATTTATTATATGAAGCTTGGACAAGAAGAAAAAAATATGATTTATATTTTATTTTTACTAATGAAATGAGAGCTTTATCTGTTTTATCTTTAAAAATTTTATCTCCTAAGTATGTTATAAGTGTATATAGGAGAGAAAAGTTTGGAATAAAAAAAGATGAATTAACTATTTATGATAGGTATATAAAAAAGGCTCAAAGTAGTCATATGAGGGATATATGTTTAAGTGGAATAGAAGCAATAACTGATGAGATTATCAAAGATAGAAAGTATGAAATATGTTTAGGAAATTTGGAGAATAAATATAACAACTATTTTGATAAAAATAAAGTAAATATTATTTTTAATTATTTAGGTGGAAATTTTAAAAAAAATCTTTCTTATTTAGAATTAAAAGAAAGTTGTTTTAAATTATTAGAGATAAAAGAAAATATAGTAGTTCATATAATGACATTACCAAATAAATATGAAGAATTATTAAAACAAATTGAAAGTTGGAATGAAAAGAGAATAGTAATTTGTTCAAAAACTAAAAATATTTTAGATGCAGCAGCTTTAATAAAGTATAGTGATATTATGGTTAGTGTAGATACTGGAGCAGTACATGTAGCTTCTGCTTTTAATATACCAGTAATATCTATATTTCCAGACAATGAAAATAGTATAGGATATTTTTCACCTATGTCAGAATTAAATTATGTAATAAAATGTGAGGATAAGCATTATATAAAAGATTTTGATAAAAATTTAATGTGTAAAAATATAAAAGATATATTAAATAAAAATAGGTAA
- a CDS encoding glycosyltransferase family 9 protein translates to MIRKLNRIFQDYMRQKRLKIGRYFWDRKEKKEEIIEGNFIEKNNIKSILFLRYDGKIGDMVVNTVMFREIKKQYPDIKIGVIARGAAKEIIKNNPYIDKIYNYEKNSKKIKELSKEISKEKYDLLIDFSEMLRVNQMMLINLCKARYNMGLNREDWKLFDKSYSFPEGEFHIVEVYKKVLEEIGIKKPNLDYDLHFTEKEKQDVEVLLNKFKGQEIFVLNPFAASKHRDFNREKIQGIIDIILKKENRIVFLIGEKKRGEEIENIIKKYLENVFFAKLGSIMETAFLIKKADFIITPDTSIVHIAAAFKKKMIAIYREDLDIEVKNKNLWSPNYDEAIQVFSRDLDVKKGEEPDINKFKLKEIDKIINN, encoded by the coding sequence ATGATACGAAAATTAAATAGAATTTTTCAAGATTATATGAGGCAAAAAAGATTAAAAATAGGAAGATATTTTTGGGATAGAAAAGAGAAAAAAGAAGAGATAATAGAGGGAAATTTTATTGAAAAAAATAATATAAAATCAATACTTTTTTTAAGATATGATGGTAAAATAGGAGATATGGTAGTTAATACTGTTATGTTTAGAGAGATAAAAAAACAGTATCCAGATATAAAGATAGGAGTTATAGCAAGAGGAGCAGCTAAAGAGATAATAAAAAATAATCCATATATAGATAAGATATATAATTATGAAAAAAATAGTAAAAAAATAAAAGAGTTGTCTAAAGAAATAAGTAAAGAAAAATATGATTTATTAATAGACTTTTCAGAAATGTTAAGAGTAAATCAGATGATGCTAATTAATCTTTGTAAAGCTAGATATAATATGGGATTAAATAGAGAAGATTGGAAATTATTTGATAAAAGTTATAGTTTTCCTGAAGGAGAATTTCATATTGTAGAAGTTTATAAAAAAGTTTTAGAAGAGATTGGAATAAAGAAACCTAATTTAGATTATGATTTGCATTTTACAGAAAAAGAAAAACAAGATGTTGAGGTGTTATTAAATAAATTTAAAGGACAGGAAATATTTGTATTAAATCCATTTGCAGCTAGTAAGCACAGAGATTTTAATAGAGAAAAAATTCAAGGGATAATTGATATAATTTTAAAAAAAGAGAATAGAATAGTCTTTTTAATCGGAGAAAAGAAACGTGGAGAAGAGATAGAAAATATTATAAAAAAATATTTAGAAAATGTTTTCTTTGCAAAATTGGGAAGTATTATGGAAACAGCTTTTTTAATAAAAAAGGCAGATTTTATAATAACGCCAGACACTTCAATAGTTCATATTGCAGCAGCTTTTAAGAAAAAAATGATAGCTATATATAGAGAAGATTTAGACATAGAAGTGAAAAATAAAAATTTATGGAGTCCAAATTATGATGAGGCAATTCAAGTTTTTTCTAGAGATTTAGATGTAAAAAAAGGAGAAGAACCAGATATAAATAAATTTAAGTTAAAAGAGATTGATAAAATTATAAATAATTAG
- a CDS encoding polysaccharide deacetylase family protein produces MNILLIDKEKQYIEKINQNRNLLKNLNLIQAIIFCFLNKGSIIYSKEEKTILNFCEKILKIPYLYGEIENILEFENHYVKIKRYEIPVLMYHQFVKDKKDGGKIKLFVTEKTFELQLKILRFLNYETITFEELKNLGLQNRFFKKYIILTVDDGYKDNYEILFPLLKKYSMKVVIFLVSGLNFNKWTIESDNEKKFYLMSTEEILEMQNSGLVEFGGHTLTHLDFHKAGKEIAEREIIKDKEITEKRLNKKLTVFAYPYGHRKEETKKLVEEAGYDFAVSTDTGAGIFTDDLYDIRRTAIDKTSLVDFLRKISPRYAQYKAKKYKNKRG; encoded by the coding sequence ATGAATATATTATTAATTGACAAAGAGAAGCAATATATAGAAAAAATTAATCAAAATAGAAATTTATTAAAAAATTTAAATTTAATTCAAGCTATAATATTTTGTTTTCTTAATAAAGGAAGTATTATTTATAGCAAAGAAGAAAAAACTATTTTAAATTTTTGTGAAAAAATTTTAAAAATTCCATATCTATATGGAGAAATAGAAAATATTTTAGAATTTGAAAATCATTATGTAAAAATAAAAAGATATGAGATACCAGTTTTAATGTATCATCAATTTGTAAAAGATAAAAAAGATGGAGGGAAAATAAAACTTTTTGTAACTGAAAAAACTTTTGAGCTCCAACTAAAAATACTAAGATTTTTAAATTATGAAACAATTACATTTGAAGAATTAAAAAATCTAGGACTTCAAAATAGATTTTTTAAAAAATATATAATTTTAACTGTAGATGATGGTTATAAAGATAACTATGAGATATTGTTTCCTCTATTAAAAAAATATAGTATGAAAGTAGTAATTTTTTTAGTTTCAGGTTTAAATTTTAATAAATGGACAATAGAAAGTGATAATGAAAAGAAATTTTATTTGATGTCAACAGAAGAAATATTAGAAATGCAAAATAGTGGACTAGTAGAATTTGGTGGACATACTCTAACTCACTTGGATTTTCATAAGGCAGGAAAAGAGATAGCAGAAAGAGAAATAATAAAAGATAAAGAGATAACTGAAAAGAGATTAAATAAAAAACTAACTGTTTTTGCTTATCCTTATGGACATAGAAAAGAAGAAACTAAAAAATTAGTAGAAGAAGCAGGATATGATTTTGCAGTATCAACAGATACAGGAGCTGGGATTTTTACTGATGATTTATATGATATAAGAAGAACAGCTATTGATAAAACGTCTTTAGTAGATTTTTTAAGAAAAATTTCACCTAGATATGCTCAATATAAAGCAAAAAAATATAAAAATAAAAGAGGGTAA
- a CDS encoding glycosyltransferase, producing MKKKLIIHNGNISIGGQEKMLIEFLNILDPTKYEVLLLIEENKGKNNDYIDEIPKWINYKFLTSEKLMENINTLKNKKNIFAKLYYSILLKKKKNVAIKEFEKNLDFSDIIIDYDMGLLRNLHKLSLKNKTIIGWSHAGEGTPPKNKQKRKNIEKYNYIMTINDVMKKGYEKNLKDPKILKINNFMNFDKILEKSNEKVEEYGEYIISVGSLTENKNHILLIEAFGELKKEKNIKEKLIIIGDGKEKEKLKERIDGLNLNEDILLLGQKQNPYKYMKNSKLYVSVSKNEGLPLTSIEAMILQKMIIAVENNGTRELLDKNSIYGKLIKNNKEELKEKLYYYLINNQERKKYEIKGFERAKNYDKNIVKIEIERFIDKL from the coding sequence TTGAAAAAGAAATTGATTATTCATAATGGAAATATATCAATAGGTGGGCAAGAAAAAATGTTAATTGAATTTTTAAATATTTTAGATCCCACAAAATATGAAGTTTTACTTTTAATAGAAGAGAATAAGGGAAAAAATAATGATTATATAGATGAAATTCCTAAATGGATTAATTATAAATTTTTAACTTCAGAAAAGTTAATGGAAAACATAAATACATTAAAAAATAAAAAAAATATTTTTGCTAAGTTATATTATTCAATTCTTTTAAAGAAAAAGAAAAATGTAGCAATAAAAGAATTTGAAAAAAATTTAGATTTTAGTGATATAATTATAGATTATGATATGGGGTTATTAAGAAATTTACATAAATTATCATTAAAAAATAAAACTATAATTGGTTGGAGTCATGCTGGAGAAGGAACTCCTCCTAAAAATAAACAAAAAAGAAAAAATATAGAAAAATATAATTATATAATGACTATAAATGATGTTATGAAAAAAGGATATGAAAAAAATTTAAAAGACCCTAAAATATTAAAAATAAATAATTTTATGAATTTTGATAAAATATTAGAAAAATCAAATGAAAAAGTAGAAGAGTATGGCGAATATATAATTTCAGTTGGATCGTTGACAGAGAATAAGAACCATATATTACTGATAGAAGCTTTTGGAGAGTTGAAAAAAGAAAAAAATATTAAAGAAAAATTGATTATAATAGGTGACGGAAAAGAAAAAGAAAAATTGAAGGAAAGAATAGATGGATTAAATTTAAATGAAGATATTTTATTATTAGGACAAAAGCAAAATCCATATAAATATATGAAAAATTCTAAACTATATGTAAGTGTTTCTAAAAATGAAGGGTTGCCATTAACTTCAATAGAAGCAATGATTTTACAAAAAATGATAATTGCAGTAGAAAATAATGGTACAAGAGAATTATTAGATAAAAATTCTATTTATGGTAAATTAATAAAAAATAATAAAGAAGAGTTAAAAGAAAAACTTTATTATTATTTAATAAATAATCAAGAAAGAAAAAAATATGAAATAAAAGGATTTGAAAGAGCTAAAAATTATGATAAAAATATTGTAAAAATAGAGATAGAAAGGTTTATAGATAAATTATGA
- a CDS encoding Mn2+dependent serine/threonine protein kinase: protein MKIISEQKRSLVYFNEKEDTFIKIFKPKFLNRLKYFFRFRKYPGDNFFFISKELKKLEINTVEIISHSHYKIVTKNIHGTPLHIYLEKNRDNNEIIKKYIFLVTKLLKNDIYSGDLSFDNFFVKNDEIIVIDLEDYRKVKFFKRDKKEAIRRLYGKINNEIIKKIEDNLKNLS from the coding sequence ATGAAGATAATAAGTGAACAAAAGCGTTCTTTAGTTTATTTTAATGAAAAAGAAGATACATTTATTAAAATTTTTAAACCTAAATTTCTAAATAGATTAAAATATTTTTTTAGATTTAGAAAATATCCTGGCGACAATTTTTTCTTTATTTCTAAAGAACTAAAAAAATTAGAAATAAACACTGTAGAGATTATCTCACATTCACATTATAAAATAGTTACTAAAAATATTCATGGAACTCCATTACATATTTATTTAGAAAAAAATAGAGATAATAATGAAATTATAAAAAAATATATTTTTCTAGTAACCAAGCTTTTAAAAAATGATATTTACAGTGGCGATCTATCCTTTGATAATTTCTTTGTAAAAAATGACGAAATAATAGTTATTGATTTAGAAGATTATAGAAAAGTTAAATTCTTTAAAAGAGATAAAAAAGAAGCTATTAGAAGATTATATGGAAAAATTAATAATGAAATTATAAAAAAAATAGAAGATAATTTAAAAAATTTGTCCTAG
- a CDS encoding YegS/Rv2252/BmrU family lipid kinase, whose amino-acid sequence MKKVKFIYNPFSGENLILNSLDIIIKLYQDKNLQIIPFRISLDTPLEKAFIDIDKTYDHILAAGGDGTINQVVNLMKSNNLDLPLAVLPVGTANDFAKLIGATSDIEENCKRILNSTPKTVDLGLVNDKYFINVFSYGLFTDVSQKTPTHLKNIFGKLAYYYSGIKELPTFKSVNIEVESEEINYFGEALIFFVFNGKTAGNINIAYNSEITDGLLDVIIVKPGSVVSTISSLLKFFKGEHLEESPNLIHFKTANLKVNCKNFANNNITTDIDGEPGPEFPLTITCITNGLNLIF is encoded by the coding sequence ATGAAAAAAGTTAAATTTATATATAACCCTTTTTCAGGAGAAAATCTTATTTTAAATAGTTTAGATATAATAATAAAACTATATCAAGATAAAAATCTACAAATTATCCCTTTTAGAATTAGTCTTGATACCCCATTAGAAAAAGCATTTATAGATATAGATAAAACATATGATCATATTCTTGCTGCTGGTGGAGATGGAACAATCAACCAAGTTGTAAATCTAATGAAAAGTAATAATTTAGACCTTCCTCTTGCTGTACTTCCAGTAGGCACTGCCAATGATTTTGCAAAGCTAATAGGTGCTACTTCAGATATAGAGGAAAATTGTAAGAGAATATTAAATAGTACTCCTAAAACTGTAGATTTAGGTTTAGTAAATGATAAATATTTTATAAATGTATTTAGCTATGGTTTATTTACTGATGTGTCTCAAAAAACACCTACCCATTTAAAAAATATTTTTGGCAAATTAGCTTATTATTATAGTGGTATAAAAGAGTTACCAACTTTTAAAAGTGTAAATATAGAGGTTGAGTCTGAAGAGATAAATTATTTTGGAGAAGCTCTTATATTTTTTGTTTTTAATGGAAAAACAGCGGGAAATATTAATATTGCTTACAATAGTGAAATAACTGATGGATTGTTAGATGTAATTATTGTAAAACCAGGATCAGTAGTTTCAACTATCTCATCTTTACTTAAATTCTTTAAAGGTGAGCATTTAGAAGAAAGTCCAAATTTAATACACTTCAAAACTGCTAACTTAAAAGTTAATTGCAAAAATTTTGCTAATAATAATATTACAACAGATATTGATGGAGAGCCAGGACCAGAGTTTCCTTTAACAATTACTTGCATTACTAATGGCTTAAATTTAATTTTTTAA